The genomic segment TGCCGCACGGTGCACTCTTCGCGCTTACTAACGACCCTGCCGGTAATCAGATCATCAGCTACGATCGCGTAGGCCCTGAGGGCGAGCTCGTACGGGCCGGAGCCTTCGACGTGGGCGGCGTGGGGATCAACTTCACCGGCAGTGGCCTCAATCCCCTCGGCTCGCAGGATGCGATCATCGTCTCCCCGGACAACGCGTTTGTGTTCGCCGTGAATGCGGGCAGCAACACGGTCGCCTCCTTCGCTGTGGATGGCGCCGCGTTGACCCGCCGCGATTTGCAGCCGTCCGGTGGCATCACGCCGGTCTCCCTCACGCTCCATGGGCGCGTGTTGTACGTCGTGAACGCGGCCGATGGCGGCAGCATCCGCGGCTTCCGCGTGGGATCTAGCGGGGTGCTGCGCCCGATCGAGGGAGCCACGGTGAACGGTATCGGCGCGGATGCTGGGGCCATCGAGTTCTCCCCTGATGGTCGTCGGCTGTTCATTACCGAACGTATCAGCGACCAGATCATCCGTGTCGATGTCGATCGCCTCGGGCGGCCGGGTGCGATCACTCGCTTTGTCTCGCCTGTCCCGGAGCCCTTCGGCACGGACATTCGCGCGGACGGTGTGCTGCTCATCTCGGAGGCCAACGACGGGATCCCAGAGGCGAGCTCCCTGTCCTCCTACCGCATCGATCAGCGTAGCGGCGAGCTTACGCTCGTCAGCGAGGGGGTGATTACTGGATACACCTTTGGCTGCTGGGTCGAGTTCACGGACGACGGTCGCTACGCCTATGTCTCCAACACGCCCGATGGGGTGATGACTAGCTACGCGGTGGCCCCCGACGGCACCTTGACTTTGCTCGCGGGCAACGCCGGGCAAACAGGCCCTGGCGTGCTCGATGCAGAGATGGCGGGCAACCAACTGTACGTCGTGGTGAATGGCGAAGGCAGCATCGCCCAGTTCACTGTCGCCAGCGATGGGTCTCTCGTGCGCAACGAGGACATCGAAGTGTCCGATGATGCATTCCTGCCGAGTTTCTTCGCAGCGATCGCTGGTTATTAATTATATTTAGTAAACAAGATAGGCGAGCTGGTGATCGTGGGTTGGCGATTGCCCGCTCGCCTTATGTGAGGAAGCGAGTGTGACCCGTGTCACGGTTAGATGGCTGGGTGGGCGTCGAGTAGATTTACACGCAAAAGCACACGGAGATATGAGTTAACAAAAGTATTTCTGTAAGTGCTTGCGACGCCTCGGCGAGACGGGTGTTGGCCTGCCTATTGCAGCGCAGAAGCTACCTGCTACCACGGCGGTGGCGTTCGGTTCTTACGATAGGAGCTTCCTGATGAAAGCACTCGCAGTCCTTGTGGCAACGACGACGCTAACCTGCGCGGCCAATGCTACGGTCCTGTTCGACAATTTCACTGGCGCGGGCGCACCGAACTACACTGAGGAAACGCGCGGCGCGACCTACACCTTCGGCACCGTGCTGAACAGCCTCGCAGAGACCTCCATCGAGCAGATCGAGCTGCGCTGGCGCCCCAACAACGACATGACCGTGTTCCTTGGCATATGGGACAGCGCCATCGCCGGTCAGCGTGGCTCCCTGGACTGGACCCCTGTCGGCAACAACCTGCTGTACTCCCAGTCGATCGACGTCATCGGCGATCCGAACGGCCCCCTGAGCTACCTCACCTTTGCCAACGTGGACTTCACCTTTGGCGCCAACCGTCGCTACGACATCGGTATCTGGGGCTCGGAGGGCTCGCTCATCGGCAGCTGGGACATCAGCAATGGTTGCAACGGCGTGAACACAGTGATGGGCGGCTTTGAATCGATCAACAACAACGCCAACATCGCCGGCGGTGGCAGCGACCGCGGCTAC from the Pseudomonadota bacterium genome contains:
- a CDS encoding beta-propeller fold lactonase family protein, translating into MPSPAFRSAALAVAMLAAKLAVAQNILPHGALFALTNDPAGNQIISYDRVGPEGELVRAGAFDVGGVGINFTGSGLNPLGSQDAIIVSPDNAFVFAVNAGSNTVASFAVDGAALTRRDLQPSGGITPVSLTLHGRVLYVVNAADGGSIRGFRVGSSGVLRPIEGATVNGIGADAGAIEFSPDGRRLFITERISDQIIRVDVDRLGRPGAITRFVSPVPEPFGTDIRADGVLLISEANDGIPEASSLSSYRIDQRSGELTLVSEGVITGYTFGCWVEFTDDGRYAYVSNTPDGVMTSYAVAPDGTLTLLAGNAGQTGPGVLDAEMAGNQLYVVVNGEGSIAQFTVASDGSLVRNEDIEVSDDAFLPSFFAAIAGY